The segment CTTTGGCTAAATAAATATCAATGTAAAAGCGCTGAACTTGATCAGCGCTTTTTTTGTATCTTAACCTAAAAACAGTAGTATATTTTTAAGTATGTGCTTGTTAAAAAAATTCCAACCTAAGTTGCTTTGAGTTCTACATTTAAAATAAACAAATAATTCTGAATTTATTATAAATTACTTGTTGACAAGTTGAGAATTTTCTGATAAATTTTATGAAAATCAATGAAACGCGATGATAAAGAAAGTAGAATGAATGGATCATGCCAAGAGAGTCCTGTCTGGTGAAAAGGGATGATGATCGTTGATTTGAAAATGGCTTTTGAGCGGATTTCCTGAATCGTGAGGGAAATACGGACGCCCCGTTAACAAGCAGCAGTCTCCAAATATTTGGGTACTGGCAGAGGTAAGGTTCGTGAGGATCTTACGAACAAAGGTGGTCACGCATTCTCAATGCCCTTAGCAATTTTTTGCTAAGGGCATTTTTTTATGGATAAGAGGAGGAAGAAGAATGGCAGGCTTTTTAGTAGTACAAACTGATTTTGGCTTACAAGATGGAGCAGTCAATGCGATGTATGGTGTGGCTTATCAAGTAGAGCCGGATTTGACTATCACAAATTTGACACACGAGATAGAGCCGTACAATATCCATGATGCCAGCTATCGATTGTTTCAAAGCACAATGTATTGGCCGGCAGGAACGGTTTTTGTATCGGTAGTGGATCCGGGTGTCGGTACGGAACGCCGCAGCGTAGTGGCAAAATTATCAGGCGGGCAATATATTATCACGCCAGATAATGGCACATTGACTTATTTAGCGGCTTATACAGGAATCGAAGCGGTCCGTCAGATCGATGAAACGACTCAACGTTTACCTGGCTCTAGTGAAAGCCATACTTTTCATGGTCGGGATGTCTATATGTTCAATGGTGCGCGGTTGGCAAGCGGCAAGGTAAGTTTTGAAGAGTTGGGTTCAGAATTGGAAGTGAAGGATTTAGTCCGCTTTCCTTTGGTTCCGCCGAAACAAGCGGAAGATAAAATCACTGGTTCCATTGATATTTTAGATATCCGCTTTGGTTCTCTATGGACAAATATTCCACTAGAATTTTTCAAAAAGTGGGGAGTGGCGTATGGGGATCGTTTCTTAGTCAGAATCTATGAAAATGAGGTCTTGCGCTATGAAGACAGAGTAATATTTGGACGTTCGTTTGCCCAAGTAGGGGAAAAAGAATCCGTCTTGTATATCAATTCTTTATTAAATGTTGGATTAGGAATCAATTTAGGTTCTTTTGCTGATACATATAAGATCGGCACAGGAACCAGTTGGAAAATCATTATTAAAAAGGAGAGAGTAGCATGAGAGAATTTACTGTAAAACACATCGTTGCCATTGGGATCGGAGCCGCCGTCTTTTTCATTTTGAAACGTTTTGTCACAATACCCACTGGTGTCCCTAACACGGATATCGCCACTGCTTATCCGTTTTTAGCTTTATTAGGAGTGATCTATGGCCCGATTGTTGCTGGACTGGCAGGCTTTATCGGTCACGCTGTAGGTGATTTGACGACATACGGTGCTTGGTGGTCTTGGATCATCGCATCTGGGTTCATTGGTGTATTTTTCGGCTTGTTAGCAAAACAGATTCCTATCAATGCGGGAATTTTTGGCAAAAAAGAAATTATAAAATTCTTAGTGGGAGAAACAATCGCTAATCTAGTAGCGTGGGTCGTGATCGCGCCAGTAGGTGATATCTTGATTTATGCGGAAGCTCCTAGCAAAGTATTTACTCAGGGGATCGTTGCGGGACTGACTAATGCAGTCGTGACAGGGGTAATTGGGATCATCTTGTTGAAAGCATATGCTCAAACGAAAACAAAAAAGGGCAGCTTGATCAAAGAATCTGATTAAAGAATGTGGAAAAATGAAGAAAATAATCGAATTCAAAAATTTTAGTTTTCAATATGATGCTCAAGCTGAACCGACATTGAAACATATTGATTTGTCGATCTACGAAGGGGAAAAAATCCTGATCATAGGAGCTAGTGGTTCGGGAAAGTCAACATTGGGGAAATGTCTTAACGGGATCATTCCGCAAAATGACCAAGGAAGCTTTGAAGGCACGTTAGTCATCAATGGCAAACAATTCGGTGAAGCATCGATCTATGACTTGTCCTTAGAAGTAGGAACGGTCTTGCAAGATACGGATAGTCAATTCGTCGGACTGACGGTCAAAGAAGATATTGCTTTTTCTTTAGAAAATGAAGCGGCAGATCAAACCACGATGCGTCAGGCAGTCAAGTATTGGGCAGAACAGACGGATATCGCGAATCAGTTGGAAAAGCGACCTCAAGAATTATCAGGAGGACAGAAACAGCGAGTGACAATTGCGGGTGTTTTGATCGATGAGACACCGATTCTGTTGTTCGATGAACCTTTGGCGAATCTGGATCCCCAAGCGGGCTATGATTCCGTCCAATTGATTGATCGTCTTTACCAAAGCACTGCGTTTACAACAATCATTATCGAGCACCGATTAGAAGAAGTCTTACAGGCGCCTGTAGATCGGATCATTTTGATGGACGAGGGCCGGATCGTCGCGGACTTGCCTCCAGATGATTTGCTGCGGAAAGGCTTGTTGAAGAAATACGGGATCCGTGAGCCGCTTTATCTGACTGCTCTAAAAAAAGCCGGAGTATCTTTGTCTGACTTGGCGGATCTGACGGATGTTTCAACTTTAGTATCTCCTGAATTCAACTCCGCATTGATAAACACCTTTGAGAAGCAGCCGGCAGTTCAAAAAACAGCTGCAAAAGAACCGCTATTAGAATTGAAGCAACTAACTTTCGGCTATCATTATAATCGATCGATCATCGATCAATGTGACCTTACTTTATATAAAGGCGAGATGATTAGTTTAGTAGGACATAATGGCGCTGGGAAAACGACTTTATCGAATTTGATTACCGGTTTTTATGCGCCGGATTCCGGAGATATTTTGTGGAAAGGTCAAAGTATCCTGGGAGACTCTATCAAGAAACGGGCGGAAAAGATTGGGTATGTTTTACAAAACAGCAACCAGATGCTGTCGAAAAATCAGTTGTATGATGAAATTGCTTTGGGGTTGCGCAATCGTCAGTTTTCAGAAGAAGAGATCGCTGAAAAAATCGATCGTACTTTGAAAATCTGCGGATTATATCCTTTTCGGAACTGGCCTCTTTCTGCTTTAAGCCATGGGCAGAAGCGTCGCGTCGCTATCGCATCAATCCTTGTCTTAGAGCCGGAGATGCTGATTTTAGATGAACCGACTGCCGGTCAGGATTATCGCCATTACAGTGAAATGATGGATTTTCTACAAGAACTGAATCGGCATGGAATCACGATTTTGATGATCACTCATGACATGCATTTGATGTTGGAATATACTACGCGAACATTGATTTTAAAAGAGGGTCGCTTGATTGCTGATTTGTCGCCGGCAGAAGCCCTTTCCTCGCAAGAGTTGACAAAAGCCGCAAGTTTGCGGGCTACCAGTCTCTTTAACTTAGCTCGTAATAATCATGTGCCAGATGCGGCCGCCTTTGTAGATTCCTTCATTAAAAAGGAAAGGCAGGAGAAGACAAATGGAGAATAATCGCTTGTTGGGTTATAGCCAAAAAGAAACACCCATCCATGAACTTAGCGGATTGGCTAAGCTTATCTGTTTTCTTCTGATCTCTGTTATTGGTATGGTGTCTTATGATACGCGTTTTCTGCTAAGTTTGGCGTTTTTTTCATTCATTATTTTTCGTCTGGCAAAAATCCGCTATCGCGAGATCGCTTTTGTCGTGAAGTTTATCGCGGTTTTTTCCATATTGAATCTGTTGGCGGTTTATGTGTTTGCTCCGGAATACGGGGTGGAGATCTATGGGACTCGTCATGTGATCATTGAAGGCTGGGGACGTTTCACGTTGACTCAAGAGCAGCTGTTTTATGAGTTGAATTTGTTGATCAAGTATTTTGTCACGATCCCGCCTGGCTTGATTTTTCTAATGACTACGAATCCCAGCGAATTGGCGGCCAGCTTGAACCGTATCGGTCTTTCCTATAAGATCGCTTATGCGTTTGCCTTAGCTTTGCGTTATATTCCTGATATCCAAGAAGATTTCCGAACGATATCTAAAGCGCAACAAGCTAGAGGAAATGAAATCTCAAAAAAAGCACCGCTGTTGAAACGGATCAGCGGCAATTTAGCTATTGCGCTGCCGTTGATTTTTTCCAGCCTTGAACGAATCGATACGATCTCTTCAGCAATGGAATTACGACGTTTTGGTAAGAAAAGCAAACGCAGCTGGTATATGAGCAGACCATTG is part of the Enterococcus mediterraneensis genome and harbors:
- a CDS encoding SAM hydrolase/SAM-dependent halogenase family protein, whose protein sequence is MAGFLVVQTDFGLQDGAVNAMYGVAYQVEPDLTITNLTHEIEPYNIHDASYRLFQSTMYWPAGTVFVSVVDPGVGTERRSVVAKLSGGQYIITPDNGTLTYLAAYTGIEAVRQIDETTQRLPGSSESHTFHGRDVYMFNGARLASGKVSFEELGSELEVKDLVRFPLVPPKQAEDKITGSIDILDIRFGSLWTNIPLEFFKKWGVAYGDRFLVRIYENEVLRYEDRVIFGRSFAQVGEKESVLYINSLLNVGLGINLGSFADTYKIGTGTSWKIIIKKERVA
- a CDS encoding ECF-type riboflavin transporter substrate-binding protein translates to MREFTVKHIVAIGIGAAVFFILKRFVTIPTGVPNTDIATAYPFLALLGVIYGPIVAGLAGFIGHAVGDLTTYGAWWSWIIASGFIGVFFGLLAKQIPINAGIFGKKEIIKFLVGETIANLVAWVVIAPVGDILIYAEAPSKVFTQGIVAGLTNAVVTGVIGIILLKAYAQTKTKKGSLIKESD
- a CDS encoding ABC transporter ATP-binding protein; protein product: MKKIIEFKNFSFQYDAQAEPTLKHIDLSIYEGEKILIIGASGSGKSTLGKCLNGIIPQNDQGSFEGTLVINGKQFGEASIYDLSLEVGTVLQDTDSQFVGLTVKEDIAFSLENEAADQTTMRQAVKYWAEQTDIANQLEKRPQELSGGQKQRVTIAGVLIDETPILLFDEPLANLDPQAGYDSVQLIDRLYQSTAFTTIIIEHRLEEVLQAPVDRIILMDEGRIVADLPPDDLLRKGLLKKYGIREPLYLTALKKAGVSLSDLADLTDVSTLVSPEFNSALINTFEKQPAVQKTAAKEPLLELKQLTFGYHYNRSIIDQCDLTLYKGEMISLVGHNGAGKTTLSNLITGFYAPDSGDILWKGQSILGDSIKKRAEKIGYVLQNSNQMLSKNQLYDEIALGLRNRQFSEEEIAEKIDRTLKICGLYPFRNWPLSALSHGQKRRVAIASILVLEPEMLILDEPTAGQDYRHYSEMMDFLQELNRHGITILMITHDMHLMLEYTTRTLILKEGRLIADLSPAEALSSQELTKAASLRATSLFNLARNNHVPDAAAFVDSFIKKERQEKTNGE
- a CDS encoding energy-coupling factor transporter transmembrane component T family protein codes for the protein MENNRLLGYSQKETPIHELSGLAKLICFLLISVIGMVSYDTRFLLSLAFFSFIIFRLAKIRYREIAFVVKFIAVFSILNLLAVYVFAPEYGVEIYGTRHVIIEGWGRFTLTQEQLFYELNLLIKYFVTIPPGLIFLMTTNPSELAASLNRIGLSYKIAYAFALALRYIPDIQEDFRTISKAQQARGNEISKKAPLLKRISGNLAIALPLIFSSLERIDTISSAMELRRFGKKSKRSWYMSRPLSIQDKMAILIVVAITVIGCSLLFLNQGRFYNPFQ